From a region of the Roseivirga sp. 4D4 genome:
- a CDS encoding mechanosensitive ion channel family protein: MEKIEELWLKYSDDIINKGVDILSAILILIIGLWVIKKVVKVFAKVLTKRGVEPTLMPTLKGVVKGMLTVVLLIAVVDKAGAETSGLVAILGALGLAIGFALQGSLANFAGGILILVLKPFKNGDVINVNGETGSVQAISIVTTTLKTPDNRVIYMANGAVAGATITNITQEPTRRWDFTCGIGYDDDFDKAKEIIQGLIAADSRFHKDPAPFVRVGNLGDSSVDITIRAWVDTSEYWNVHFDMIENIKRELDKAGISIPYPQRDIHVYNEK; encoded by the coding sequence ATGGAAAAAATCGAAGAGTTATGGTTGAAATACTCTGACGATATAATCAACAAAGGCGTTGATATCTTGTCAGCTATATTGATACTGATTATTGGGCTTTGGGTGATCAAGAAGGTTGTCAAAGTCTTTGCGAAGGTTCTAACTAAAAGAGGTGTAGAACCTACTCTTATGCCTACTCTAAAAGGAGTTGTAAAAGGCATGCTAACCGTTGTCCTGCTCATTGCGGTAGTCGACAAAGCCGGTGCTGAAACTAGCGGTCTTGTTGCAATTCTAGGCGCGTTGGGCTTAGCTATAGGTTTCGCATTACAGGGTAGCTTGGCCAACTTCGCTGGTGGTATTCTTATCCTAGTACTCAAACCGTTTAAGAATGGCGATGTCATTAATGTAAATGGAGAAACAGGTTCTGTTCAAGCCATTTCTATTGTAACCACAACGCTAAAGACTCCAGACAACCGCGTAATCTACATGGCGAATGGAGCAGTAGCGGGCGCTACCATTACTAATATCACACAAGAGCCTACTAGAAGATGGGACTTTACTTGCGGCATTGGTTATGACGATGATTTCGACAAAGCAAAAGAAATCATCCAAGGACTTATCGCTGCTGACAGCAGATTTCATAAGGACCCTGCTCCTTTCGTAAGAGTGGGTAACCTTGGTGATAGCAGCGTTGATATAACCATCAGAGCATGGGTAGACACTTCTGAGTACTGGAACGTTCACTTCGATATGATCGAAAACATTAAGAGAGAATTGGACAAAGCAGGAATATCCATTCCTTACCCACAGCGAGATATTCACGTTTATAACGAGAAGTAG
- the panB gene encoding 3-methyl-2-oxobutanoate hydroxymethyltransferase: MSIHKSEIKKVTTHQLQAMKDRGEKISMLTAYDYSMAQLIDGAGVDIILVGDSASNVMAGHETTLPITLDQMIYHASSVIRAVNRAFVVVDIPFGSYQGNSSEALRSAIRIMKESGAHSVKMEGGAEIKESVTRVLSAGVPVMGHLGLTPQSIYKFGTYAVRAKESEEAEKLIADAKLLEECGCYAIVLEKIPADLAKRVSEEINIPTIGIGAGPHTDGQVLVMHDMLGITKEFKPRFLRQYADVGSIITEAVGNYIKDVKSKDFPNESESY; this comes from the coding sequence ATGTCAATTCACAAGTCGGAGATTAAGAAAGTAACTACACATCAGTTACAGGCTATGAAAGATAGAGGTGAGAAAATCTCTATGCTCACAGCGTATGACTATTCCATGGCGCAACTGATTGATGGAGCAGGTGTCGATATTATTCTAGTGGGTGATTCTGCCTCTAATGTAATGGCAGGTCATGAGACCACATTACCCATTACCCTTGATCAAATGATTTACCATGCCAGCTCGGTTATTCGGGCGGTAAATAGAGCCTTTGTTGTAGTGGATATCCCCTTTGGTTCTTATCAGGGTAATTCTTCAGAAGCTTTGCGATCGGCCATACGAATTATGAAAGAGTCCGGGGCACACTCGGTCAAAATGGAGGGTGGTGCTGAAATTAAAGAATCCGTAACTCGCGTGCTCAGTGCTGGTGTTCCAGTAATGGGTCACCTGGGGCTGACTCCCCAATCCATTTATAAGTTTGGTACGTACGCTGTTCGAGCCAAAGAATCTGAAGAAGCAGAAAAGCTAATTGCCGATGCCAAGCTCCTAGAGGAGTGCGGTTGTTATGCCATTGTTCTGGAGAAAATTCCAGCAGATCTCGCCAAGCGTGTTTCTGAAGAAATCAATATTCCAACCATCGGTATTGGTGCAGGACCACATACGGATGGCCAGGTATTGGTAATGCACGATATGCTTGGTATTACAAAAGAATTTAAGCCAAGGTTTCTTAGGCAATATGCTGATGTGGGAAGCATCATTACAGAAGCTGTAGGCAACTACATCAAAGATGTGAAATCAAAAGACTTCCCTAACGAGTCAGAAAGTTATTAG
- the icd gene encoding NADP-dependent isocitrate dehydrogenase, whose product MSEQKITINNGVLNVPNNPTVPFIEGDGIGVDIWPAAQHVFDNAVSKAYGTDRAINWKEVLAGEKAFNATGEWMPSATLDAFREYLVGIKGPLTTPVGGGIRSLNVALRQELDLYACVRPVRWFEGTPSPVKQPGLCDMVIFRENTEDIYAGIEFEQGTEDCDKFGKLLEENFPNRYKKVRFPGSAGYGIKPVSEEGTHRLVKSAIDYAFAQKRDSVTLVHKGNIMKFTEGAFKAWGYELSKNAYGATDYEGGPWQIIEKDGHKVIIKDVIADAFLQQILLRPAEYSVIATLNLNGDYVSDALAAIVGGIGIAPGANINYLTGNAIFEATHGTAPKYAGQDKVNPGSVILSGAMMFEYMGWQEAADLIYSGLEAAIASKRVTYDFERLMEGATLLKCSEFGEEIVKNM is encoded by the coding sequence ATGAGTGAACAAAAAATAACCATAAACAACGGAGTACTTAACGTACCAAATAACCCAACAGTCCCTTTCATTGAAGGTGACGGCATCGGAGTAGATATCTGGCCTGCCGCACAGCACGTTTTTGACAATGCTGTATCTAAAGCCTATGGCACGGATAGAGCCATCAATTGGAAGGAAGTTTTAGCAGGTGAAAAGGCATTCAATGCGACTGGCGAGTGGATGCCATCCGCTACCCTAGACGCTTTTAGAGAATATTTAGTGGGTATCAAAGGCCCATTGACCACGCCAGTCGGAGGTGGTATCAGATCACTGAATGTGGCGCTTCGACAGGAGTTAGACCTTTACGCTTGTGTTAGACCCGTAAGATGGTTCGAGGGAACTCCCTCTCCAGTAAAGCAACCAGGTCTTTGCGACATGGTGATCTTTAGAGAAAACACAGAAGACATTTATGCCGGAATCGAGTTCGAACAAGGCACAGAAGACTGTGATAAGTTTGGAAAACTATTAGAAGAAAATTTTCCTAATCGATACAAAAAAGTAAGGTTCCCGGGAAGTGCTGGGTACGGCATTAAGCCTGTTTCAGAAGAAGGAACCCATCGTCTCGTGAAGAGTGCGATTGATTACGCATTCGCTCAGAAAAGAGATTCTGTTACACTTGTTCACAAAGGTAATATCATGAAGTTCACCGAAGGTGCATTCAAAGCATGGGGTTATGAACTTTCTAAAAATGCATATGGCGCAACCGACTATGAAGGTGGTCCATGGCAGATCATCGAAAAAGATGGTCATAAAGTGATTATCAAAGATGTGATTGCTGATGCTTTCTTGCAGCAAATTCTATTAAGACCTGCTGAGTATTCTGTAATCGCCACTTTGAACCTCAATGGTGACTACGTATCAGATGCACTAGCGGCTATTGTTGGTGGTATTGGTATTGCTCCTGGAGCTAATATCAACTACCTGACAGGTAATGCCATCTTTGAAGCTACACATGGTACAGCACCAAAGTACGCTGGTCAAGACAAGGTAAATCCAGGTTCAGTAATTCTTTCAGGCGCTATGATGTTTGAGTATATGGGCTGGCAAGAAGCTGCTGACCTGATCTACTCTGGGCTAGAGGCGGCCATTGCATCCAAGCGAGTTACCTACGACTTTGAACGACTCATGGAAGGAGCAACACTCCTTAAATGTTCTGAGTTCGGAGAAGAAATTGTGAAAAACATGTAA
- a CDS encoding LON peptidase substrate-binding domain-containing protein produces the protein MSKRYLPFFPLKLAAFPGEQLNLHVFEPRYKQLINECIEESKTFGIPVFGENMQKFGSEMELVRVVKRYPDGEMDIITRCLSAFKIFTFDEKAPGKLYAGGEVESIENIHDSSEEQWQDLKRLGKELVSVLKMDDALDVDLLTNSFELAHKLGLSLEQEYDMLQMPRESQRQTYMINHLERALPLIREMENAKDRIKMNGHFQHHDPLNF, from the coding sequence ATGAGTAAACGGTATTTACCATTCTTTCCATTGAAATTGGCCGCCTTTCCAGGTGAGCAGCTCAATTTGCATGTGTTCGAGCCACGTTACAAACAGCTCATCAACGAGTGCATTGAAGAAAGTAAAACCTTCGGCATACCCGTATTTGGTGAAAATATGCAAAAGTTCGGCTCTGAGATGGAACTCGTCAGGGTAGTAAAGCGCTATCCAGATGGAGAAATGGATATTATTACCAGATGTCTGAGTGCTTTCAAAATTTTCACTTTTGACGAAAAAGCTCCTGGAAAACTCTACGCTGGAGGTGAAGTAGAATCCATCGAAAATATTCACGATAGCAGTGAAGAGCAATGGCAAGACCTTAAGCGCCTAGGCAAAGAACTCGTTTCAGTCCTAAAGATGGATGACGCGCTCGATGTCGACCTGTTGACAAATTCATTTGAATTGGCTCACAAATTAGGTTTATCTTTGGAACAGGAATATGACATGCTGCAAATGCCGCGTGAGTCTCAAAGGCAAACTTATATGATCAACCATTTGGAGAGGGCCTTGCCGCTCATTCGAGAAATGGAAAATGCCAAAGACCGCATCAAAATGAATGGCCATTTTCAGCATCACGATCCGCTGAATTTTTAA
- a CDS encoding NADH-quinone oxidoreductase subunit A, whose protein sequence is MIQTNLSEFGTLLIFILGALAFAIVGLTASKLLRPSRPNFEKLTTYESGEDTVGSAWGRFSVKFYIVALIFLLFEVEIIYLFPWAVIFGDKELIQGTNWSWAWFAITEMFIFILVLALGLAYAWRKGYLNWVKPQPVGSDYKSKIPESAYDKYKG, encoded by the coding sequence ATGATCCAAACCAATTTATCCGAGTTCGGTACCTTATTGATCTTCATCCTCGGAGCACTAGCCTTTGCTATTGTTGGTTTAACGGCATCAAAACTCCTACGCCCAAGTAGACCTAATTTCGAGAAGCTTACGACTTATGAGTCTGGAGAAGATACGGTTGGCTCGGCTTGGGGTCGCTTTAGTGTTAAATTCTACATCGTAGCGCTGATCTTTCTCTTGTTCGAAGTAGAGATCATTTATCTCTTCCCCTGGGCAGTAATTTTTGGAGATAAAGAACTTATTCAAGGCACTAACTGGAGCTGGGCTTGGTTTGCTATAACAGAAATGTTCATCTTCATTTTAGTATTGGCATTGGGCCTCGCCTACGCATGGCGAAAGGGATATCTGAATTGGGTCAAACCACAACCGGTTGGTTCCGATTACAAATCAAAAATACCAGAAAGCGCATACGATAAGTATAAAGGATAG
- the nuoB gene encoding NADH-quinone oxidoreductase subunit NuoB: MGLLDQKLGQGGIIITKFEDLINWARLSSMWPMAFGTACCAIEFMSTQGTPYDLDRLGIVPRASPRQSDVMIVAGTVTFKMADRVRRLYEQMAEPRYVISMGSCSNCGGPYWEHGYHVVKGVDRIIPVDVYVPGCPPRPEALIGGLLKLQEKIKGESIIAPKAIENLLAKAEA, encoded by the coding sequence GTGGGTTTACTCGATCAAAAACTAGGACAAGGTGGTATCATCATCACCAAATTTGAAGACCTAATCAACTGGGCCAGATTATCATCTATGTGGCCCATGGCTTTCGGAACGGCTTGCTGTGCCATCGAGTTCATGAGTACCCAAGGAACGCCTTATGATCTGGACAGACTCGGTATCGTGCCAAGAGCAAGTCCTCGGCAGTCAGATGTTATGATCGTTGCCGGTACCGTCACCTTCAAAATGGCCGATCGGGTAAGAAGACTGTATGAGCAAATGGCCGAACCTCGCTATGTCATCTCCATGGGCTCATGTTCCAACTGTGGCGGACCATATTGGGAGCATGGCTACCATGTGGTCAAAGGTGTCGATCGTATCATTCCCGTTGATGTCTATGTACCCGGCTGCCCACCAAGGCCAGAAGCGCTAATCGGTGGTTTGCTAAAACTTCAAGAGAAGATTAAGGGAGAAAGCATTATTGCACCAAAGGCAATTGAAAATTTATTGGCTAAAGCCGAAGCATGA
- a CDS encoding NADH-quinone oxidoreductase subunit C: MTFEAIISKLKAEFGEGLVVSIDETASPNCLEVHADRLVETMEYLHQTEGLYFDSLSCITGLDNGPEAGTMEVIYNLYSIPCDHHLMVKVTLSRKEPVLDSLTPIWKTADWQEREVYDLFGIHFNNHPDLRRILLPADWEGFPLRKDYEHQTYYRGVKVAE; encoded by the coding sequence ATGACATTTGAGGCCATCATATCGAAATTAAAAGCAGAGTTTGGCGAAGGGCTAGTCGTATCAATTGATGAAACTGCTAGTCCAAATTGCCTTGAGGTGCATGCCGATCGCTTGGTCGAGACCATGGAATACCTTCATCAAACTGAAGGGTTATATTTCGATTCACTATCCTGTATTACTGGGCTCGACAATGGTCCTGAGGCTGGCACAATGGAAGTCATCTATAATTTGTATTCCATCCCATGTGATCATCACTTGATGGTGAAAGTGACGCTATCAAGAAAGGAACCAGTACTAGATTCGCTTACACCCATATGGAAGACTGCAGACTGGCAAGAACGGGAGGTCTATGACTTATTCGGCATTCATTTCAACAACCACCCAGACTTAAGGAGAATACTCCTTCCTGCCGATTGGGAAGGCTTTCCATTGAGAAAGGATTATGAACATCAGACCTATTATCGCGGGGTTAAAGTAGCAGAATAG